From a region of the Listeria monocytogenes ATCC 19117 genome:
- a CDS encoding IbrB-like domain-containing protein translates to MNYKSPVYSVTPIHYTKLQANNYNPNTVPATELKLLEKSIWEDGFTQPIVCYPLEDSDKYEIIDGFHRYTIMRTSKRIRERENEFLPVVILEKDTVNRMASTIRHNRARGFHNVELMSNIVSELVDSGMSDSWIMKNIGMDANEILRLKQVSGLAHLFLDKEFSHTSD, encoded by the coding sequence ATGAATTACAAGAGCCCAGTATATAGCGTTACTCCCATTCACTACACAAAATTACAAGCAAATAATTATAATCCCAACACTGTCCCCGCAACCGAACTCAAACTACTTGAAAAATCAATTTGGGAAGATGGGTTTACGCAACCAATTGTTTGTTATCCCTTGGAAGACAGCGATAAATATGAAATAATAGATGGGTTCCACCGTTACACTATCATGAGAACCTCTAAACGAATTCGAGAACGAGAAAATGAATTCTTACCAGTAGTCATCTTAGAAAAGGACACCGTGAATCGAATGGCCTCTACAATACGTCATAATCGTGCGCGCGGATTTCATAATGTCGAATTAATGTCCAACATTGTTAGTGAACTTGTAGATAGCGGGATGTCCGATAGTTGGATTATGAAAAATATTGGAATGGATGCTAATGAAATCTTACGCTTAAAACAAGTGAGCGGACTTGCTCACCTCTTCTTAGATAAAGAATTCAGTCACACATCTGATTAA
- the rseP gene encoding RIP metalloprotease RseP — protein sequence MTTIIAFIFVFGLIVFFHELGHFLFAKRAGIMVKDFSIGFGPKIFAYRKKETQYTIRLLPIGGYVRMAGEDGEEIELKPGYRVGLELTPEETVSKIIVNGKDQYVNAQPIEVSLCDLEKELFIEGYEDYDDTKKVRYQVERDALVIDDKIETMITPYDRSFNAKSLGNRAMTIFAGPLFNFILAILIFTALAFVQGGVPSTDNTLGNVLPDGAAAEAGLKKGDEVLSINGKETKSWTDIVQSVSENPGKTLDFKIERDGKTQDIDVKPATQKENGKDVGKIGVETPMDSSFTAKITNGFTQTWNWIVQIFTILGNMFTGGFSLDMLNGPVGIYTSTQQVVQYGFMTVLNWTAVLSINLGIVNLLPLPALDGGRLMFFLYELVRGKPIDPKKEGIIHFAGFALLMVLMILVTWNDIQRAFF from the coding sequence TTGACAACTATTATTGCTTTTATTTTCGTATTCGGACTGATTGTATTTTTCCATGAACTAGGACATTTTCTTTTTGCAAAACGTGCTGGAATTATGGTAAAAGACTTTTCAATTGGTTTTGGACCGAAAATTTTTGCTTATCGTAAAAAAGAAACGCAATATACGATTCGCTTATTGCCGATTGGTGGTTACGTTCGGATGGCTGGGGAAGATGGCGAGGAAATCGAGCTAAAACCTGGTTACCGAGTAGGGCTAGAATTAACTCCGGAAGAAACGGTTAGCAAAATCATTGTTAATGGTAAAGATCAATATGTAAACGCGCAGCCAATAGAAGTTTCTCTCTGTGATTTAGAGAAAGAACTTTTCATTGAAGGCTACGAAGATTACGATGACACCAAGAAAGTTCGCTATCAGGTAGAGCGTGATGCCTTAGTGATTGATGATAAAATCGAAACGATGATTACGCCATATGACCGTTCTTTTAATGCTAAATCATTAGGAAACCGGGCAATGACCATTTTTGCTGGACCGCTTTTTAACTTTATTTTAGCTATTTTAATTTTCACAGCACTTGCTTTTGTACAAGGGGGCGTTCCAAGCACCGATAATACGCTTGGGAATGTTCTACCGGACGGGGCTGCTGCTGAAGCTGGTCTAAAAAAAGGGGATGAGGTTCTTTCCATCAATGGAAAAGAAACGAAATCTTGGACCGATATTGTTCAAAGTGTTTCGGAAAACCCCGGAAAAACACTTGACTTCAAAATTGAGCGAGATGGCAAGACACAAGATATCGATGTCAAACCCGCAACACAAAAAGAAAATGGCAAAGACGTAGGAAAAATCGGTGTAGAGACACCAATGGACTCCTCTTTTACTGCTAAAATTACGAATGGATTTACGCAAACATGGAATTGGATTGTACAAATATTTACGATTCTAGGAAACATGTTTACTGGCGGATTTTCGCTCGATATGCTAAATGGCCCAGTAGGGATTTACACAAGTACGCAACAAGTCGTTCAATATGGCTTTATGACTGTACTAAACTGGACGGCTGTTTTAAGTATTAACTTAGGAATTGTTAACTTACTACCGTTACCAGCACTAGATGGCGGACGTTTAATGTTCTTCTTATACGAACTCGTTCGCGGCAAACCAATTGACCCTAAAAAAGAAGGCATTATCCATTTTGCTGGATTTGCACTTTTAATGGTTCTGATGATTCTTGTGACATGGAACGATATTCAACGTGCATTTTTCTAA
- the frr gene encoding ribosome recycling factor, whose product MSKEVLSKSKEKMEKAEQALTRQLGTIRAGRANASLLDRLSVDYYGAATPVNQMASISVPEARMLLITPYDKTILGEIEKAILKSDLGLTPNNDGSVLRLSIPQLTEERRKELVKEVKKEAEEAKVAVRNIRREANEELKKLEKNGDITEDDLRSYGEDVQKLTDESIKNIDSITKDKEAEILEV is encoded by the coding sequence ATGAGTAAAGAAGTATTATCGAAATCCAAAGAAAAAATGGAAAAAGCAGAACAAGCATTAACAAGACAATTAGGTACAATCCGCGCTGGTCGTGCGAATGCATCATTACTTGACCGTTTATCTGTAGATTATTACGGAGCAGCTACTCCAGTGAACCAAATGGCTTCTATCAGCGTTCCTGAAGCTAGAATGTTACTAATTACACCTTACGATAAAACTATTTTAGGTGAAATTGAAAAAGCAATTTTGAAATCAGATTTAGGTTTGACTCCAAATAATGATGGTTCTGTGCTACGTTTATCTATTCCACAATTAACGGAAGAACGTCGTAAAGAGTTGGTTAAAGAAGTGAAAAAAGAAGCTGAAGAAGCGAAAGTTGCTGTCCGTAACATTCGTCGTGAAGCTAATGAAGAATTGAAAAAACTAGAAAAAAATGGCGACATCACAGAAGATGATTTGCGTTCTTATGGTGAAGACGTTCAAAAATTAACAGATGAAAGCATCAAGAACATCGATAGCATCACGAAAGACAAAGAAGCGGAAATCTTAGAAGTTTAA
- a CDS encoding YneF family protein gives MWIYILVGIICLLAGLAGGFFIARRYMMSYLKNNPPINEQMLQMMMAQMGQKPSQKKINQMMSAMNKQQEKEKPKKTKK, from the coding sequence ATGTGGATTTACATTCTTGTCGGCATTATTTGTTTACTAGCTGGTCTTGCGGGAGGATTCTTTATTGCAAGACGTTACATGATGAGCTATTTAAAAAACAATCCGCCAATTAACGAACAAATGTTACAAATGATGATGGCACAAATGGGTCAAAAACCATCACAAAAGAAAATCAATCAAATGATGAGTGCGATGAACAAACAGCAAGAAAAAGAAAAACCAAAGAAAACTAAGAAATAA
- a CDS encoding 1-deoxy-D-xylulose-5-phosphate reductoisomerase produces the protein MKKIILLGATGSIGTQTLAIIRENPEKFQIVALSFGRNMERGRAIIKEFKPKMVAVWHTRDRVILEAEFPNVKFFNGLEGLREVATYLDGDVLLNAVMGSVGLLPTLDAIEAGKAIAIANKETLVTAGYLVMRAAKEKNISLLPVDSEHSAILQALNGENTERIEKLVLTASGGSFRDKTREQLSEVTVKEALKHPNWNMGNKLTIDSATMFNKGLEVMEAHWLFGVDYDDIEVVIQRESIIHSMVQFVDGSFIAQLGTPDMRMPIQYALTYPDRLYIPYEKEFRITDFSALHFEKVDYERFPALKLAYNAGKIGGTMPTVLNAANEIAVAGFLNGQVAFYNIEALVENAMNRHTSISDPDLDTILQVDQETRAYVKTLL, from the coding sequence ATGAAAAAAATTATTTTGCTAGGTGCAACTGGTTCTATTGGAACACAAACGCTTGCAATCATTCGCGAAAACCCTGAAAAATTTCAAATTGTTGCGCTTAGTTTTGGGCGTAATATGGAACGTGGTAGGGCGATTATAAAAGAATTTAAACCCAAAATGGTCGCTGTTTGGCATACGAGAGATCGTGTGATATTAGAAGCAGAATTCCCAAACGTGAAATTTTTTAATGGTTTAGAAGGGCTTAGAGAAGTAGCGACCTATTTAGATGGAGATGTGCTTTTAAATGCAGTTATGGGGAGCGTTGGCTTACTTCCGACATTAGATGCAATCGAAGCTGGGAAGGCCATTGCAATTGCTAATAAAGAAACGCTTGTTACGGCTGGATATTTAGTCATGCGTGCGGCGAAAGAAAAAAACATTTCACTATTACCTGTTGATAGCGAACATTCTGCTATTTTACAAGCATTAAACGGAGAAAATACGGAAAGAATCGAAAAACTAGTTTTGACAGCGAGCGGTGGAAGTTTCCGAGATAAGACGAGGGAACAACTCAGCGAGGTTACGGTGAAAGAAGCGTTAAAACATCCGAACTGGAATATGGGGAATAAATTAACAATTGATTCAGCGACGATGTTTAACAAGGGTTTAGAAGTGATGGAGGCGCACTGGCTGTTTGGTGTGGACTACGATGATATAGAAGTCGTTATCCAGCGCGAAAGTATTATCCATTCTATGGTTCAGTTCGTGGATGGAAGTTTCATTGCGCAACTTGGTACACCAGATATGCGGATGCCAATTCAATACGCTTTAACCTATCCCGACAGACTTTATATACCGTATGAAAAAGAATTCCGGATTACTGATTTTTCCGCACTTCATTTTGAAAAAGTGGATTATGAAAGATTTCCGGCATTGAAACTCGCGTATAATGCTGGTAAAATAGGTGGAACAATGCCGACAGTTTTGAATGCGGCAAATGAAATTGCTGTGGCTGGCTTTTTAAATGGACAGGTGGCTTTTTATAATATTGAAGCACTTGTTGAGAATGCAATGAATCGTCATACTAGCATTTCTGACCCTGACTTGGATACCATTTTACAAGTCGATCAAGAAACACGCGCGTATGTAAAGACACTTTTATAG
- a CDS encoding class I SAM-dependent methyltransferase: protein MKENKYDDKHFFEQYSQMPRSKEGLKAAGEWHELKKMLPDFNQKTVLDLGCGFGWHCIYAAEHGAKKVLGIDLSERMLTEAKRKTTSPVVCYEQKAIEDIAIEPDAYNVVLSSLALHYIASFDDICKKVYINLKSSGSFIFSVEHPVFTADGRQDWYTDETGNKLHWPVDRYFNESMRTSHFLGEDVQKYHRTVTTYIQTLLKNGFQINSVIEPEPAPELKDLPEMQDEYRRPMMLLISATKQ, encoded by the coding sequence ATGAAAGAAAATAAATACGATGACAAACATTTTTTCGAACAATATAGCCAAATGCCTCGCTCGAAAGAAGGATTAAAAGCAGCTGGTGAATGGCATGAACTTAAAAAAATGCTTCCTGATTTTAACCAGAAAACAGTCCTTGATTTAGGGTGTGGCTTTGGATGGCACTGTATCTATGCAGCTGAACATGGTGCAAAAAAAGTACTTGGTATCGATTTATCCGAAAGAATGCTTACTGAAGCTAAACGAAAAACTACATCGCCAGTGGTTTGTTACGAGCAAAAAGCCATAGAAGATATAGCTATTGAACCAGATGCATACAATGTTGTTCTGAGCTCCCTTGCACTTCATTACATTGCTTCTTTTGACGACATTTGTAAGAAAGTCTATATTAACCTAAAATCTAGTGGGTCTTTCATTTTCTCTGTAGAACATCCGGTATTTACGGCAGATGGAAGACAAGATTGGTATACGGATGAAACAGGTAACAAATTACATTGGCCCGTTGACCGATATTTTAATGAATCTATGCGAACAAGCCATTTTCTTGGAGAAGATGTCCAAAAGTATCACCGAACAGTTACTACTTACATCCAAACATTACTGAAAAATGGCTTTCAAATTAATAGTGTTATCGAACCGGAACCAGCTCCTGAATTAAAAGATTTACCCGAAATGCAAGACGAATACCGCCGCCCAATGATGCTACTCATTTCAGCAACGAAACAATAA
- a CDS encoding isoprenyl transferase, whose amino-acid sequence MFKKLFRQDENILNSELAEDLPIPRHVAIIMDGNGRWAKKRFLPRIAGHKEGMDVVKRVTRYANAIGIDVLTLYAFSTENWKRPTDEVDFLMKLPVEFFDSFVPELIEENVRVNVMGYRENLPNHTMRAVEKAIADTAHCTGLTLNFALNYGGRSEIITAAKEAMKELELEGKSADDLTEEKLNDHLMSSGLGDPDLLIRTSGELRLSNFMLWQLAYSEFYFTDTHWPDFSKEDFLQAIIEYQNRSRRFGGL is encoded by the coding sequence ATGTTTAAAAAGCTATTTCGACAAGATGAAAATATATTAAATAGTGAACTTGCAGAAGATTTACCTATCCCGCGCCATGTAGCTATTATCATGGATGGGAATGGAAGGTGGGCGAAGAAACGTTTTTTGCCGCGCATTGCTGGGCATAAAGAAGGTATGGATGTCGTAAAGCGAGTGACACGTTATGCTAATGCAATTGGCATCGATGTTTTAACGCTTTATGCATTTTCAACTGAAAATTGGAAGAGACCTACAGATGAAGTGGATTTTTTAATGAAACTTCCTGTAGAATTTTTTGACTCTTTTGTACCAGAGTTGATTGAAGAAAATGTTCGTGTTAATGTGATGGGGTACAGAGAAAATTTACCTAATCATACGATGCGTGCCGTAGAGAAAGCCATAGCTGATACAGCGCATTGCACAGGGCTTACGCTTAACTTTGCACTTAACTACGGTGGACGTTCAGAAATTATTACTGCTGCCAAAGAAGCGATGAAAGAATTAGAGCTTGAAGGGAAAAGTGCAGATGATCTGACAGAAGAAAAATTAAATGATCATTTGATGAGTAGCGGTTTGGGTGATCCTGACTTGTTGATTCGGACGAGTGGGGAGCTTAGATTAAGTAATTTTATGCTATGGCAACTGGCGTATAGTGAGTTTTATTTTACGGATACACATTGGCCTGATTTTTCAAAAGAAGATTTTTTACAGGCAATTATTGAATATCAAAACCGGTCACGTCGTTTTGGAGGGCTCTAG
- a CDS encoding phosphatidate cytidylyltransferase has translation MKTRIITAVVALIFFIPFVVYGGIPFELLSILLATIALYEVLVMTKQRIFSMNGIITLLLMWLVVVPDRYLDFLETLHITEMEVIFILMALLLANTVFSRNKFHFDQVGICMVAAFYTGFGFHYLALTREAGLMYVLFALFIVWSTDTGAYFIGKAIGKHKLAPNVSPNKTVEGFIGGIVCALVIAGGFYYFAELPGNIALVLALLVFLSIFGQLGDLVESALKRFYGVKDSGKILPGHGGILDRFDSLLFVLPLLHILQII, from the coding sequence TTGAAAACGAGAATTATTACTGCAGTTGTTGCGCTTATATTTTTTATTCCATTCGTTGTCTACGGAGGAATTCCATTTGAACTATTAAGTATTTTACTAGCAACGATTGCTTTATATGAAGTACTTGTAATGACAAAACAACGAATTTTTTCGATGAATGGAATAATTACTTTACTATTAATGTGGTTAGTTGTCGTGCCAGATAGATATTTGGACTTTTTAGAAACACTGCATATTACTGAAATGGAAGTTATTTTTATTTTAATGGCTTTATTACTCGCTAATACTGTATTTTCACGAAATAAATTCCATTTTGATCAAGTTGGTATTTGTATGGTTGCCGCTTTTTATACAGGATTTGGTTTCCATTACTTGGCATTAACTCGTGAAGCTGGGTTAATGTATGTACTTTTTGCTTTATTTATTGTTTGGTCAACTGATACAGGGGCTTATTTTATTGGAAAAGCGATTGGAAAACACAAATTAGCTCCGAATGTTAGCCCAAACAAAACGGTGGAAGGGTTTATCGGCGGGATTGTATGTGCACTTGTCATTGCTGGGGGCTTTTATTATTTTGCTGAGCTACCAGGAAATATTGCACTCGTACTAGCGCTTTTAGTCTTTCTTTCTATTTTTGGACAGTTGGGAGACTTGGTCGAATCTGCTTTGAAACGCTTTTATGGTGTAAAAGATTCTGGGAAAATCTTACCAGGGCATGGTGGTATTTTAGACCGCTTTGATAGCTTGTTGTTCGTTTTACCTCTGCTACATATACTTCAAATTATTTAA
- a CDS encoding SNF2-related protein, which yields MKMTLLDNQKQALIKLKKYKVGALFMKPGSGKTRVACELINDVNPDYVLWITPFQTKENLEIEISKWGYSFPQEIIGIESLSNSDRLYLYCRNKLKNSTNSYIIMDESLKIKNIHALRTQRAIKLSRLATYKLIMNGTPLSRNILDLWSQLEFLSPKILNLSFSQFKKTFCEYVTITQLTQSTQQSMDIIKKYHNLEYLYKLITPFIFTSSHELAVKWHYIRHDFSIDEELLKQYYEIKEDYLRKAAAYTININFLEMSQVMQHCYCLSSEKFTITESLIAGKEETTIIFCKYRRSEEALQQAFPNVKITTFAKSSYGLNLQFYNQIIYFDKTFDYSQRDQSERRIYRTGQTQDCYYHDLSGNVGLDSLIDTNISKKTSLLQEFKKELSQKNSFEVIMDAF from the coding sequence TTGAAAATGACCTTATTAGATAACCAGAAACAAGCATTAATAAAACTCAAAAAATATAAGGTTGGCGCTCTATTTATGAAACCAGGAAGTGGGAAAACACGGGTAGCTTGCGAGTTAATAAATGATGTAAACCCAGATTATGTTTTATGGATTACCCCTTTTCAAACTAAAGAAAATCTCGAAATTGAAATAAGCAAATGGGGTTATTCATTCCCTCAAGAAATTATCGGCATTGAGTCTCTCTCCAACTCAGATAGATTATACCTGTATTGCCGAAACAAACTCAAAAATTCCACCAATAGTTACATTATTATGGATGAAAGCCTAAAGATAAAAAATATCCATGCACTTCGAACACAACGAGCGATTAAACTTTCTCGTCTGGCTACCTATAAATTAATTATGAACGGCACACCTCTTAGTCGTAATATTTTGGATTTATGGTCACAGCTAGAATTTCTATCTCCTAAAATATTAAATCTAAGTTTTTCCCAGTTCAAAAAAACTTTTTGCGAATACGTCACCATTACACAACTAACACAAAGTACGCAACAATCAATGGATATCATTAAAAAATATCATAATTTAGAGTACTTATATAAATTAATCACCCCTTTTATATTTACTTCTTCGCACGAATTAGCCGTCAAATGGCATTATATTCGTCATGATTTTTCCATTGATGAGGAACTTTTAAAGCAATATTATGAAATAAAAGAAGACTATCTCCGAAAAGCTGCCGCATATACAATCAACATTAATTTTTTAGAAATGTCTCAAGTAATGCAACATTGTTACTGTCTTTCTTCTGAAAAATTTACTATTACAGAATCATTAATTGCCGGAAAAGAAGAAACAACGATTATTTTTTGCAAATACAGACGTTCAGAAGAGGCATTGCAGCAAGCATTTCCAAATGTAAAAATTACTACTTTTGCCAAATCTTCTTACGGACTCAATTTGCAATTTTATAATCAAATTATTTATTTTGATAAAACGTTTGATTATTCTCAGCGTGATCAATCAGAAAGGCGGATTTACAGAACTGGGCAAACACAAGACTGCTACTATCATGATTTAAGCGGTAATGTCGGTCTGGATTCTCTTATTGATACAAATATTTCTAAGAAAACAAGCTTATTGCAAGAATTTAAAAAAGAACTCTCACAAAAAAATTCTTTTGAGGTGATAATGGATGCTTTCTAG
- a CDS encoding phosphoadenosine phosphosulfate reductase: MLSRTVFDASQERMEAIFSEFDNIIVSFSGGKDSAVMLHLMIDYMRKNNIRKKIYVYHLDYEGQYSATTDFVTEMLTTNLDIIEPLWCCLPIAAQSAVSMFTDHWKPWEKTKQNIWVRDMPTFPHVINEDNAPFDFDFENLWDYEFNKKIINWLHTKNNAQKTIALIGIRQQESLNRYNAIHKKERMYKTYNWTTEISKNIYNAYPIHDWQVEDIWVANAKFNWSYNKIYDLFYHAGLTVHEMRVASPFNDAATESLKLYRVIEPALWSKLVGRVNGANFTAIYGGTSAMAWKEIKLPKNHTWKSYLEFLLTTLPSYTRERYLKKFKTSITYWTEKGGALKVETVEELKNLDIQADFLGKPQNNRVYTNPMEIVRFKEYPDDLKIKEFASVPTYKRMCIAILKNDYTCKYMGFGQTKLELEKRKNALEKYNNIL; the protein is encoded by the coding sequence ATGCTTTCTAGAACAGTCTTTGATGCTTCCCAAGAAAGAATGGAAGCGATTTTTTCTGAATTCGATAATATTATTGTGTCGTTTTCGGGTGGTAAAGATAGCGCAGTAATGCTCCATCTCATGATTGACTACATGCGGAAAAATAATATTCGCAAGAAAATATATGTATATCATTTAGATTATGAAGGTCAATACAGCGCTACAACTGATTTTGTTACTGAAATGCTTACAACTAATTTAGATATCATCGAACCACTTTGGTGTTGTCTTCCCATCGCGGCACAATCAGCTGTTTCGATGTTCACCGACCACTGGAAACCGTGGGAAAAGACCAAGCAAAACATCTGGGTTAGAGATATGCCCACCTTTCCACACGTGATTAATGAAGACAATGCCCCGTTTGACTTTGATTTTGAAAACCTTTGGGATTATGAATTTAATAAAAAAATAATTAACTGGTTACATACTAAAAATAACGCCCAAAAAACCATTGCTTTGATTGGTATAAGACAACAAGAATCTCTTAATCGCTATAACGCAATTCATAAAAAAGAACGAATGTATAAAACATACAATTGGACGACCGAAATTTCCAAAAACATTTACAACGCCTATCCAATTCACGATTGGCAAGTAGAAGATATATGGGTCGCAAATGCAAAGTTCAATTGGTCTTATAATAAAATTTATGATTTATTTTATCATGCTGGCCTAACTGTGCACGAGATGCGTGTCGCCAGTCCTTTTAACGATGCTGCTACAGAAAGTCTTAAACTGTACAGGGTCATCGAACCTGCGCTTTGGTCCAAATTAGTCGGCCGGGTGAATGGCGCCAATTTCACTGCCATATACGGTGGCACTTCCGCAATGGCTTGGAAAGAAATTAAACTACCTAAAAATCATACTTGGAAATCATATTTGGAATTTTTACTCACAACTTTACCAAGTTACACTAGAGAACGCTATTTAAAAAAATTCAAAACAAGTATTACCTATTGGACCGAAAAAGGTGGTGCTTTAAAAGTAGAAACTGTAGAAGAATTAAAAAATTTAGATATACAAGCAGACTTCCTAGGTAAACCACAAAATAACCGAGTATATACTAATCCAATGGAAATCGTTCGTTTTAAGGAGTATCCAGACGATTTGAAAATCAAAGAATTCGCAAGCGTTCCTACCTACAAACGTATGTGCATAGCAATATTGAAGAATGATTATACCTGCAAATATATGGGATTCGGCCAAACAAAATTGGAATTAGAAAAAAGAAAAAACGCATTAGAGAAATATAATAATATTTTATGA
- the pyrH gene encoding UMP kinase, with the protein MDTPDYKRVVLKLSGEALAGNDGFGINPSVVNLISAQIKEVVELGVEVAIVVGGGNIWRGKLGSEMGMDRAAADQMGMLATIMNSLSLQDSLENIGVATRVQTSIDMRQIAEPYIRRKAIRHLEKGRVVIFAGGTGNPYFSTDTAAALRAAEIEADVILMAKNNVDGVYNADPKLDENAKKYEELSYLDVIKEGLEVMDTTASSLSMDNDIPLIVFSFTEQGNNIKRVILGEKIGTTVRGKK; encoded by the coding sequence ATGGATACCCCAGATTATAAACGAGTTGTATTAAAATTAAGCGGTGAAGCACTTGCCGGAAATGATGGCTTTGGAATTAATCCGAGCGTGGTCAATTTGATTTCTGCTCAAATCAAAGAAGTAGTAGAACTAGGAGTAGAGGTAGCTATCGTTGTTGGCGGCGGGAATATCTGGCGCGGTAAACTTGGTAGTGAAATGGGAATGGACCGTGCAGCGGCCGACCAAATGGGTATGCTTGCGACTATCATGAATTCCTTGTCTTTACAAGATTCCCTTGAAAACATTGGAGTAGCAACGCGTGTGCAAACTTCCATTGATATGCGCCAAATTGCTGAGCCGTACATTCGTCGAAAAGCGATTCGCCACCTTGAAAAAGGTCGCGTCGTTATTTTTGCAGGTGGAACAGGTAACCCATACTTCTCCACAGATACAGCGGCAGCACTTAGAGCGGCTGAAATCGAAGCAGATGTTATCTTAATGGCGAAAAATAATGTAGATGGTGTCTACAATGCTGATCCAAAACTAGATGAAAATGCGAAAAAATACGAAGAGTTATCTTACCTTGATGTGATTAAAGAAGGATTGGAAGTTATGGATACAACTGCGTCCTCTCTAAGTATGGACAACGATATTCCATTAATCGTCTTCTCGTTTACAGAACAAGGCAATAATATTAAACGTGTTATTTTAGGTGAAAAAATCGGGACTACTGTTAGGGGGAAAAAATAA